A stretch of Chloracidobacterium validum DNA encodes these proteins:
- a CDS encoding radical SAM protein, producing the protein MTTQLPPRPPEGVVMWNLNTTCNYRCSYCTQRFLDDRTRWARDTPRFLEGFRRLPGRWEIKLSGGEPFLHPTLMEVVAALAKMGHRVSVVTNFSASVDKLDHFLAAAGSALRVFSASLHREYVSTDEALAQFLEKARYVLSRLPAGATFNVTCVATRANLPELPALAQHFAAAGIRFKVQPEKQNRDVIPYTVEEQAQLVTLGGHNDLGVIAPSFEGQPCWAGALAFTLDDRGAAWRCYPARRYRREYLGNFLDSTFQLYDLARPCQYAYCNCTVPIERGMMASLGRRGG; encoded by the coding sequence ATGACGACCCAGTTGCCGCCGCGTCCGCCGGAAGGCGTTGTCATGTGGAACTTGAACACGACGTGCAACTACCGGTGTTCGTACTGCACGCAGCGGTTTCTGGACGACCGGACGCGCTGGGCCCGCGATACACCGCGCTTTCTGGAGGGGTTTCGCCGGTTGCCGGGGCGGTGGGAAATCAAGCTGTCCGGTGGCGAGCCGTTCCTGCATCCGACGTTGATGGAAGTGGTCGCTGCCCTGGCCAAGATGGGCCACCGGGTCAGTGTCGTGACCAACTTTTCGGCTTCGGTGGACAAGCTCGACCACTTCCTGGCAGCGGCGGGAAGCGCACTGCGCGTCTTTTCCGCCAGCTTGCACCGTGAATACGTCAGCACGGATGAAGCCTTGGCGCAGTTTCTTGAGAAAGCCCGGTACGTCTTGTCCCGCTTGCCGGCCGGCGCAACATTCAATGTGACCTGTGTGGCCACACGGGCTAACCTGCCAGAGCTTCCGGCGCTGGCGCAGCACTTTGCGGCTGCCGGCATTCGCTTCAAAGTTCAGCCCGAAAAACAGAACCGCGATGTCATTCCTTACACTGTTGAGGAGCAGGCCCAGCTTGTGACGCTTGGCGGCCACAATGACCTAGGTGTGATTGCGCCGTCGTTTGAGGGGCAACCCTGTTGGGCGGGTGCATTGGCGTTCACACTGGACGACCGCGGCGCGGCCTGGCGGTGCTACCCGGCCCGGCGCTACCGCCGCGAATATCTGGGTAACTTTTTGGATAGTACGTTTCAGCTCTACGACCTTGCCCGTCCGTGCCAGTATGCCTACTGCAACTGCACTGTTCCCATTGAACGCGGCATGATGGCAAGTCTGGGCCGGCGGGGAGGCTAG
- a CDS encoding radical SAM protein — protein sequence MPPRPTIEWQTNGVCNYDCSYCIQSRKYRQGHPSDADIDRFLAFFADLPGVWEIKMSGGEPFAFRGFMERIIPGLATLPHRVSVLTNFSAPLGVLRRFVALVGDRLEVVSVSLHREYVDVGAFVAKARTFRSWLRPETAFVVNNVLVPGTVAELAAVKAEVEAAGLKYFPQVMKTKHGVHAYDAEELPLVQAITGACPTAREANVAPSYRGRRCWAGTAYFVLDQFGRAFACRTAKRFGEGYLGNVLDGTFRLAPGPAVCRYDICPCTVPANRGIVELGA from the coding sequence ATGCCACCACGTCCGACAATTGAATGGCAGACCAACGGCGTCTGTAACTACGACTGCTCGTACTGCATTCAGTCCCGGAAATACCGGCAGGGTCATCCGTCGGATGCTGACATTGACCGTTTTTTGGCGTTCTTTGCCGACTTGCCGGGCGTGTGGGAAATCAAGATGTCGGGTGGCGAGCCATTTGCTTTCCGGGGCTTTATGGAGCGCATCATCCCTGGGTTGGCCACGCTCCCGCATCGGGTTTCGGTGCTGACGAATTTCTCCGCGCCGCTCGGCGTGCTGCGGCGGTTCGTGGCGCTGGTGGGCGACCGGCTGGAGGTCGTCTCGGTGAGTTTGCACCGGGAATATGTTGATGTTGGGGCTTTTGTGGCCAAGGCCCGGACGTTCCGGTCCTGGCTGCGGCCGGAAACTGCCTTTGTTGTCAACAATGTGCTGGTTCCCGGGACGGTCGCCGAGTTGGCCGCCGTCAAGGCCGAAGTCGAAGCTGCCGGCCTGAAGTACTTTCCGCAGGTCATGAAGACCAAGCATGGTGTCCATGCCTATGACGCGGAGGAGTTGCCACTCGTCCAAGCGATCACCGGGGCGTGTCCGACGGCGCGCGAGGCAAACGTTGCGCCATCCTATCGTGGGCGGCGCTGTTGGGCCGGGACGGCCTATTTCGTTCTAGACCAATTTGGTCGGGCTTTTGCGTGTCGCACGGCAAAGCGGTTTGGTGAAGGGTACTTGGGGAACGTGCTGGATGGCACATTCCGTTTGGCGCCAGGGCCGGCGGTTTGCCGGTATGACATTTGTCCCTGCACCGTGCCGGCCAACCGTGGGATCGTTGAGCTTGGAGCGTAA